A window of the Tessaracoccus sp. MC1865 genome harbors these coding sequences:
- a CDS encoding o-succinylbenzoate synthase produces the protein MRLFVYDIPLTVRFRGISHRSGVLFEGPAGWAEWSPFPEYDDAEAAAWLRAAMEMAEEGYPAPVRDTVPVNGIVPGLPPEQAAARAVASGCSTIKIKVAASGERIDDDIARVAAVHAALPGAKLRVDANGGWSLEEAAAALRELDPFGLEYAEQPCATVEELAALRRLDLGTPIAADESIRRAGDPLRVKRAGAADIAMLKVQPLGGVRACLRLAEELAMPVVVSSAVETSVGLRAGLALAAALPELPHACGLETARLLDGDVTASPLHPVDGVLPVRPVVVDPALLERYAAGPELTRFWLDRWRRVS, from the coding sequence ATGAGGCTCTTCGTCTACGACATCCCCCTCACCGTCCGGTTCCGCGGCATCAGCCACCGCAGCGGGGTCCTGTTCGAGGGTCCGGCGGGCTGGGCCGAGTGGAGTCCCTTCCCGGAGTACGACGACGCGGAGGCCGCCGCCTGGCTCCGCGCGGCCATGGAGATGGCCGAGGAGGGGTACCCGGCGCCGGTGCGCGACACCGTGCCCGTCAACGGCATCGTCCCGGGCCTCCCGCCGGAGCAGGCCGCGGCCCGCGCGGTGGCGTCCGGCTGCAGCACGATCAAGATCAAGGTGGCGGCCTCGGGGGAGCGGATCGACGACGACATCGCCCGGGTCGCCGCGGTGCACGCCGCACTGCCGGGGGCCAAGCTCCGCGTGGACGCCAACGGCGGCTGGAGCCTCGAGGAGGCGGCCGCCGCCCTCAGGGAACTGGACCCGTTCGGGCTCGAGTACGCGGAACAGCCCTGCGCCACCGTCGAGGAACTGGCCGCGCTGCGGCGGCTCGACCTGGGCACGCCCATCGCCGCCGACGAATCCATCCGCCGCGCAGGCGACCCGCTCAGGGTGAAGCGGGCCGGGGCGGCCGACATCGCCATGCTCAAGGTGCAGCCGCTGGGCGGCGTGCGCGCCTGCCTGCGGCTCGCCGAGGAACTGGCCATGCCCGTGGTGGTGTCCAGCGCCGTGGAGACCTCCGTCGGCCTCCGGGCGGGGCTGGCCCTGGCTGCCGCGCTGCCCGAGCTGCCCCACGCCTGCGGTTTGGAGACCGCCCGCCTCCTCGACGGCGACGTCACGGCGAGCCCGCTCCACCCGGTCGACGGCGTGCTCCCGGTGCGGCCGGTGGTCGTGGACCCCGCGTTGCTCGAGCGGTACGCGGCCGGCCCGGAACTCACCCGCTTCTGGTTGGATCGGTGGAGGAGGGTCTCATGA
- a CDS encoding 1,4-dihydroxy-2-naphthoate polyprenyltransferase: MNDSLSVWVAGARPRTLPAAVAPILAGSASAAALGRYHWGIAALCLVVALALQVGVNYANDYSDGVRGTDDDRVGPTRITASGLAAPAAVKRAAFLSFGVAALAGLGVVAWSGHWWLLVVGALAIVAAWFYTGGQRPYGYLGLGELMVFVFFGLVATVGTAYVISDAAPWHAWLAGAAVGALAAGILVANNLRDIPTDRIAGKMTLPARLGDRNSRLFYAALVGLTVAAVVGFAALTTWWALVALLAVGLLVEPLRRILGGANGRGLIPVIQSTGFAEIGIGLGLLVGTYLA, from the coding sequence ATGAACGACTCCCTCTCCGTCTGGGTGGCCGGTGCGCGCCCCCGCACCCTCCCCGCCGCCGTCGCCCCCATCCTGGCGGGATCCGCCTCCGCCGCCGCCCTCGGCAGGTACCACTGGGGCATCGCGGCCCTCTGCCTCGTGGTGGCCCTGGCGCTGCAGGTGGGCGTCAACTACGCCAACGACTACTCCGACGGCGTGCGTGGCACCGACGACGACCGGGTGGGCCCCACGCGCATCACCGCCTCCGGCCTGGCGGCGCCCGCCGCAGTGAAGCGGGCCGCGTTCCTCTCGTTCGGAGTGGCTGCCCTGGCCGGGTTGGGCGTCGTGGCGTGGAGCGGTCACTGGTGGCTGCTGGTCGTGGGGGCTCTCGCCATCGTCGCCGCCTGGTTCTACACCGGCGGCCAGCGGCCCTACGGCTACCTGGGGCTGGGCGAGCTCATGGTGTTCGTGTTCTTCGGCCTGGTGGCCACCGTGGGTACCGCCTACGTGATCTCCGACGCCGCGCCGTGGCACGCGTGGCTGGCAGGCGCAGCGGTGGGCGCGCTCGCCGCCGGCATCCTGGTGGCCAACAACCTGCGCGACATCCCCACGGACCGGATCGCCGGCAAGATGACGCTGCCCGCGCGGTTGGGCGACCGCAACAGCCGCCTCTTCTACGCCGCCCTTGTCGGGCTCACCGTCGCCGCCGTCGTCGGCTTCGCTGCGCTGACCACGTGGTGGGCCCTGGTGGCGCTCCTGGCCGTGGGCCTGCTCGTCGAGCCCCTGCGCCGCATCCTCGGGGGAGCCAACGGCCGGGGACTCATCCCCGTGATCCAGTCCACCGGCTTCGCCGAGATCGGCATCGGCCTGGGGCTGCTCGTCGGGACCTACCTGGCATGA
- a CDS encoding AMP-binding protein → MHTISARVRDLLDGGPGLWLAPGSGTAPDGCAVVATSGSTGDAKLVVLHRAALLAAARAAEERLGFPATWHLTLAPHYVAGLMVLVRGHLGDGVRTASADLTDLDPAPGRNCLSIVATQLYRALESPALSAMLGRFDAVLVGGAALRPELRARAEAAGIRVIETYGMSETCGGVVWDGVPLPGVRVTVGERGRIEIGGPTVFEGYLGHPAGRGTVLTNDRGHWADGKLVVDGRFDDVVISGGVNVDLAAVRRAVAALDPETDVLAVDDPEWGARIVLFATRGTLETWRDTLRGSLPPAALPRQLVTVETLPRTGGGKPDRRILLGLVKS, encoded by the coding sequence ATGCACACCATCAGCGCCCGGGTCCGCGACCTCCTTGACGGCGGCCCCGGCCTGTGGCTCGCCCCCGGCAGCGGCACCGCGCCGGACGGGTGCGCCGTCGTGGCGACCTCCGGCTCGACCGGCGACGCGAAACTCGTGGTGCTGCACCGCGCCGCGCTCCTGGCAGCGGCGCGCGCCGCCGAGGAGCGCCTCGGATTCCCCGCCACCTGGCACCTGACGCTCGCGCCGCACTACGTGGCCGGGCTCATGGTGCTCGTGCGCGGCCACCTGGGCGACGGGGTGCGCACCGCGTCCGCCGACCTCACGGACCTCGATCCGGCGCCCGGACGCAACTGCCTCTCGATCGTGGCCACCCAGCTGTACCGCGCCCTCGAGTCGCCCGCGCTGAGCGCGATGCTGGGCCGGTTCGACGCCGTCCTCGTCGGGGGCGCCGCGCTGCGTCCCGAACTGCGCGCCAGGGCCGAGGCGGCCGGCATCCGGGTGATCGAGACCTACGGGATGAGCGAGACCTGCGGCGGAGTGGTGTGGGACGGCGTCCCGCTGCCCGGCGTCAGGGTCACTGTGGGGGAGCGCGGCCGGATCGAGATCGGCGGACCCACCGTGTTTGAGGGCTACCTCGGCCACCCCGCCGGACGGGGGACCGTGCTGACCAACGACCGTGGCCACTGGGCCGACGGGAAACTGGTCGTCGACGGCCGCTTCGACGATGTCGTCATCAGCGGCGGCGTCAACGTCGACCTCGCAGCGGTGCGCCGCGCCGTCGCGGCCCTGGACCCGGAGACCGACGTGCTCGCCGTCGACGACCCCGAATGGGGCGCGCGCATCGTGCTGTTCGCCACCCGGGGCACGCTGGAAACCTGGCGGGACACCCTGCGCGGCTCGCTCCCGCCCGCGGCGCTGCCCCGGCAACTGGTCACCGTCGAGACGTTGCCGCGCACCGGCGGCGGTAAACCGGACCGGCGAATCCTCCTAGGATTGGTCAAATCATGA
- a CDS encoding PLD nuclease N-terminal domain-containing protein: protein MPRILLIIAVVMLTIYCVVEVAQSRGYQVRAMPRWLWAFAVIALPIVGPVSWLVLGRPLKNHPQVRDHRAPDDDEDFLRGLR, encoded by the coding sequence ATGCCCAGGATCCTCCTCATCATCGCGGTGGTGATGCTCACCATCTACTGCGTGGTCGAGGTCGCGCAATCCCGCGGTTACCAGGTCCGGGCCATGCCCCGCTGGCTCTGGGCCTTCGCCGTCATAGCGCTGCCCATCGTGGGGCCGGTGTCGTGGCTCGTCCTGGGCAGGCCGCTGAAGAATCACCCGCAGGTCCGCGATCATCGGGCCCCCGATGACGACGAAGATTTCCTGCGCGGCCTGCGCTGA
- the dhaL gene encoding dihydroxyacetone kinase subunit DhaL — MVVAEWLLECSREFVARIDELDELDRALGDGDHGTNMVRGFAAAENLDLSAQLHAAEALRQVGMALVQNVGGASGPLFGTFFLRAGAHWDPSLTTPGLALALREALRGVQARGKAEPGDKTMIDALAPASASLDASAAEGENVADALEKAAAAAEAGRDATVDMVARRGRAALNADRSVGIIDPGAVSMALILRTAVHHIG, encoded by the coding sequence ATGGTGGTGGCCGAGTGGCTGCTGGAATGCTCGCGCGAATTCGTTGCCCGCATCGATGAGCTGGATGAACTCGACCGCGCCCTGGGCGATGGCGATCACGGCACGAACATGGTGCGCGGTTTCGCGGCGGCCGAGAACCTCGACCTCAGCGCCCAACTCCATGCCGCCGAGGCGCTGCGCCAGGTCGGCATGGCGCTGGTGCAGAACGTGGGCGGCGCCTCCGGGCCGTTGTTCGGCACGTTCTTCCTCCGTGCCGGCGCCCACTGGGACCCGTCGCTGACCACCCCCGGCCTCGCCCTCGCGCTGCGGGAGGCGCTCCGCGGAGTGCAGGCGCGCGGCAAGGCAGAACCGGGCGACAAGACGATGATCGACGCGCTGGCCCCCGCGTCCGCCTCCCTCGACGCGTCGGCCGCCGAAGGCGAGAATGTCGCGGATGCCCTGGAGAAGGCGGCCGCGGCCGCCGAGGCCGGGCGCGACGCCACCGTCGACATGGTGGCCCGCCGCGGCAGGGCCGCGCTGAACGCAGACCGGTCGGTGGGCATCATCGACCCGGGAGCCGTGTCGATGGCCCTGATTCTGCGCACGGCGGTTCACCACATCGGCTGA